The genomic segment aaaccaaaaaaaattctgtttaatagagatattacattACACCTTAAAAtaagattaatacgctgctacatattctccacattgctgcaTGATATGGAGAGCTGGACTCTTTCAGCAACGCTAATGAAAAAACTTGAGGCCTGTGAAATGTGGCTTTACTGACGAATATTgcttgggttgatcgaataacaaatgaaaaaatagaaaaaatagtacacgaatgaaaaagagcacagaaataacaaaaacaataaaaattcaaaagttataatatttcggccatgtaatgagacatccagagaggtataaccttctataTCTCATAATCCAGAGCAAGATCGCCGGAAGAAGAGGCCCAGATCGAAGAAGAACATCCTAGCTTCGAAACCTCCGAGAGTGGTATCTAGAGACCTCTGCTAAGCTGTTTCGagttgccgtaaacaaagttattattgccaataggATCGCCAACGTttgataatcggacagggtactaaaagaagaagagaaggTCTTCTGCTTAAATATTAAATGAATAAATccgtttccgttattttgttcaataagttttgcagcccttctatggtattggaaaacacttgTATTatctccatttattgagatgccttcagcAATATCTTTTAAAgtctcttcaaaaatgtgcttcgAGTACAGATTGAATGTCAGTGGTGAAATTACCCTGTCTCACCccttttgacctgatctgtatattctccatctattcggagcaccgctgattgattccactacaggttagctattatttttaggtctcctccgtcaatccctgtcctcttcagcaaaaacatcacagctgacatctctacatttctgaaacaatacctgcacgctaaataaagcttccctcgtaccaacggcgttcacaaatccaaactgattgggtgcaatttgttcctcgcatttccggtaaattcttttgtggatgacttttaaaaacagcttcagcagatggctcattaggctaatggtcctatagtcttcacaaacttttgctcctggttttttgggcaatggtaggaactccgatttgagccactctaccgGTATTTTTCTgtcttgtatatttcattaaatatttcagttattatttttatttgttctgcatctaatagcttcagcagttctgcaggaattttatCAAGTCCTGGtgccttcatttgtctgacggctgccgttatttcttctggtaggatttcgtgacctgaattttcttcaatggtggattcttgtattgttctaaggtcgtggaaaagtttctccaagtattcttctcatacattctttttatcttcttcgGTTATGATAAGATTACCTTCAGCATCTGTTATTTTGCTGCTGTTGCGTTTttggaactttccagctatttccttcacttTTCGATGGACAttaaagttatcatatcgactctgatactcctctatttcttgacattgttctgtttttgtTTCTCTTATCTTACTTCTGACGATGATATTCCtattatattcttggagattttctctgtatctttcttcaggtgtcTTTTATTTTTCTCACTGTTTCTcgtatgatggtcagactttcctgtatagttcctgcatttctgcAGGTTTTTACTCACCTTCAGTCGcacattgggatctttcagttttctaacatcatacttcttcattgacttacttgtaaccttcttcattctgtctttgaaattacctacaactggtacatgatcagaatttatgcCTGCTCCCGGGTATGTTTTGACATATGTACAGCTGTTCTTATACTTCTTATACTCTAATATTACTAATTGATTTGATTCCGCAAAAATCTCCAATGTATCTCCCTGATCGTTCCGGTTCCCTAGTCCGAATGGTCCAACTGCAGATGATGTTTTGCTGGCCCTAACTTTGGCGTTGAACTCACCTATGACAATTGTTAGATCTTGCTTTTTCAATCTTTTCATGACTTGATTAATGCTATGGTTAAGttcttctacctcttcttctATTCCTTCTGTTGTAGGTGCATACACTTGAATTATATTGATGTCGATTGGTCTTGCTTTTAGTTGTATGAGCATCACTCTTGTTGAGATTGGGGTGAAGTTGTCAACAGATTTTGCCACTTTTTTTGTCAATATAATGCCGACACCTAATTCATGTTTGGCCGTTATCTGTTCCAGAATAGTAAACGCGGTGTTCCCGGATATTTGCGGTTCCTGAACCTGGCCAACGCAGTTCGCTTATTTCCAGAATATTTAATTTCACGTGTGCAATTTCTTGTATTGCATTATGGATTTTACCTTCCTGTGCCAGGGTTTTCACGTTCCATGTGCCTATTATGATGTCTTTTTTacattttaatctttttgttCTACTCGTAACTGCTCCTCCCGGAGATCCGATTGAGGTGCTTACTCCGGGATTGAATTTCGCTGCAAGCATAGTCATTTGATTCTACTAGGACTTAGTCAATCTGGATCTTTAATGAGGTATCTTGTCCCAATCTTTCTTTCTCGTTGACCGCTTCCACGGTTCTTCCGCCTTTGAAGCCAGTTTCCCAACTCCAGGACAAAGGGGTGCCCCACTGTGTACTAGCTCCTCCACCCGAAGCTGTTGGCCAGTAAACGGTTGATTGCTTATACTGGATTGGTATGTAGTTCAATAGAGCTCTTCGGAACAGCGGTAGATatagtaaagatagtgatgatgatatccaacctccgactGGAAGACGGCACTTAAAAAAGTGCCGTCTAGCATTCCCAAAAATCCCTTCTAAGAATTATATAAGTAGATATAATATTCGTTATTTCTCGTCTATCTTTGTCGCctaactttttaaaattattaggTAACTTAGTAAGTCTGTGTGTAGTTTCTCTAATAAATTATTATCCCTTCTGAGATGGGTTGACCTAACTTATGCAGCAAATTCTAGTTAAGGTCTGACTTATCTTTTGTAAAGTTTCAAAAATAAGTATATAGATATCTTATGGAAAGCTTATGACATAAGATATAAAGCAGAATTAGCTTTACCAATGTTTTTAGCTGTTTGAGACCAGCGTTATGTTGGGTTAACCAAACTCCAAGATCATTAACTTCATGCCTCGATTTCAGTGGATTTCCATTCAGAATAGGTTATTATatccatttttttaatacaatttagcCACAATATGGTTTCAATAAGCTTTCAACCCTTGAATCTTTAATTCCAGTTGACAATATCAACCTGGGTGGACTACAGCAAGAAATAATTTGTAACGAAGATAGGATGCCATTCAAATACCTGCCGGCTTCGACAGTACTTCACCGCAGTTCACATAGACACttttataaactaaattactcgCTACCAGATTAAATTACTAGCCTATTGCAaactagtttttaatttttttcccatATACAGGATAATACATGcctattttcaatattttataattatttcagGGACTTAGCTAGTAGAAACTGCCAACTAACCTCAACCCTCAACTTAAAATTGGGTGACTATGGTCTGGGTCCGTTCAAATACCCCTCAGACTATTACCAAGGCCAACCAGCTGTTCCTGTCCGTTGGTGTGCTCCTGAATCTCTCGTCTGTACGCACACCACCATTCAACCGAAAAGACTTACTCCCGAAGCCAATGTTTGGTCGTTGGCTGTGACAATGTGGGAGATATGCGAGTGTGGCGAACAACCTTACTGGTCACTCACGGACGATGAAGTGATTTCCCAAGTTTTGGGAGCTACCGCCGTGAGATTGGAAAGGCCTACGTGTTTGGTGCTCTATACGGACTATATGTAAGTATTCTCTTTTTTAATCCTgggttttgttttataatatttggTAGGCGTAGAAAagggattttaaaataatatatttcgtCTTCCAAACATGGTCTCTCCCATCGATTTGGTTTTTCAAAGAATAGATCCTTTAATATACGCCGATGTATACGTCGTCTCATTCTGGTGTATTAAGGGACAGTCTTATAGGTTcgatttatttacaatatttatttactaCTCCACAATTGCTTTATTATGTGGTACAAAATACTGCTTAAGACTAATCATAAAACCAAAATGCGCTCTTTTTATACGCATATAAAgtactagtgattttgcccgtcaccatgccacgggggatccaatcaattgcatctAAAATACTAATGTCTAGAGCCTTACCCACTACTTTGAGCCGCGTAATGTAAGTtgcctattatgaatttgaatctGGGAAATTACTGACAGACTTACGCATGACCTCTTAGTCTTTAGTGACGTGACAACTTAGTGTTTTCTTGGCTTGTTTATTACAGTTACATACTACACTgataaaggctatagcgggataagatggtcaaaagtgccCCCGCGCCGGTCAGCAACGCGACTTGTGTTTTCAATAGagcatataaaaacatgacttcatacaaatttttagcttcccAGAGGCCACAGAATCTCTTCAGTCTAAAAAAAagcttttttcgactttatttttttttctggacgcaattttacttttaaaaatctgaaaaaattcacgAAGATGtattttttgaaaacaaaatagcctgatttttttcaaatatttatattgaaaattaagcCTAGaaaaaaatcattgaaattttcaataatttcttaggttatgttaataatttttggctaacttttaaatagtaattttttatgtatttttttttcgttattttgAATGGCCAAGGTAGAATTTTTAATTTCTGAGCGGAAggcatcgaaaaataaaaaaaaaaccgttTGTTTACTCATTTTTTTGCACATATCCTCAAAACTCAGTTGGTAATTGAACAGTTTTCAACATTTTATCTTCCACATTATCAAATTCTATTGTAAAAGTCCCCATTTAACTCTTTTATAaagataaaattcgaaaataccacgtttttatccttttcgcacttttttttaccttacctCAAAATCAGATAGTTAGATCTATGCTTTTCCATCCATTTTCTTAGGGACTATGAATCTTCATtgctaaaataataatttttaactaACAAATTCTCAGTTTACGAAAAAATcgtgtttttctaatattttcccACTTTATTGGCTCATAATCTTAAAATCTAGTAGCTAAATATCAAATTTCCGCGTATTTTTAATCGCACCCTTCAATTTTGTTATACCACTTGTCTTTTTTTCTTAGATAGTCAAAACTCGAAAAAAACCATTAGCTTTAAGATTGgcccttcttcaacaattgtttttatCGCTTTTAATCGCATATCACTTTTTGTGCGCAAGCCTTAGCTGATAATGCATTTTGCTTACATATAGTCTAGTGCCAAATGTttatcaaaataaataagttactaTAATAGATAATGATAGAGCACGCCTATGGGGTATATCATCCATTTGTCCTAAAATCCGTTGCGGATACTCCTTTAAGATACCTGCATATATGTACATTCCTTATGACACCTGGTAAAAATATTGGCAGGTTTCATTTATTTGACATATGTATTTTAAAAGAATATAGGTATATATCTTAGAGTACAAATATACATTATTAAAAACAAGTTAAGATACGAAAGTGAACTCCCTCTTCtttattgaatttatttttaGAACCTTTTAAAGTCATAAGGAGACACACAGAGAATGATCTATTTATTAACCACCCTGTGTCCTAAAATAAGTTAATTAAAACTATAACCTGCAATATATAAAAGTTCTGGGAATTTTGTGCAGAAtccaaaaattttataatataaccaatgtttcatttaaaataagaaagttggtatcATAGTAACTAATATATAACATCAGTCAACATCCTTtacataaaataacaaatttttattggaaaaaatgcGCAAAAAGTATATAGTTCAGTGCATGATGATGACGACCTTTAATTTTGATCtgctattatttactattaattttagAGTTTCATTTGAGATCGATTTCTCAGTCTCAGGACAACAGAGTGCTATTCCACTTGCCAATATTCTTCTAGCCGAAGCAGTTGACTGCCACGCTATGTGGAATGAGGTATTTTTGTTGTATGCTTTTattctttaaaatttctttactactgttattttttttatctgtATTACTCTTTTTAATCTGACATATTCTTATAGCTCTTTTTCTAGATGTGTTATTTAGTATGCACATTAACACTCAACATTTTTGACGTCTAGTAAAAACTGGTGTGTTGCAGAACACAGCTACGAGTGATACAAAGTCCAAAATTAGATAACTGTAAGcgatattttgaaatttttattataatctagaaaacatatttttaaatttacattttatttatacCCATTCGTCTTTTTTTACGAGGGCTTGTTAGTTGTTAGCACAAGATAATTGAGGGCAACAGTCTGGGTAAGGCTTGGACAGATCTTCAGGTAATATCTGACATCCAGGTCTATTTACCAGGTCAGATACgcagctaaaataaaaaataaaattcaattagtaTATACAATTTTACTATTCTATCTACTCTATTCCATCTATTCTACTAGTACTAATATGGTGATTCTAACTGAACGTCTCTGAGGAATTTTAGACTTGAGGTTATTTGGTCCAAGTTATTGAGTATGTCTTTTAGATTACTTTTAAGGcaataaaatagtctttttgCTGAATATTGATGACATTCGGTGAGAATATGGTTAACTGTTAGATGTGATTGACAGGTCTCACAAGTGGGTCGGTTGCTGGATGACATCAGGTATACGTGTGTTAATCTTGTATGTCCTATTCGAAGTCTTCGTGTTATAATAGCGTCTCGTCTGGACATACCGGCAGAGATCAAATCAAGGGGGCTATCGACTAACTGTTGGATTTTATGTAATGCTGAGTTATTGGTGTCCCAGTGTTGTTGCCATCGGATTCTTGCTCGTTTCTTAATGTGAGACTttaaatctttactaatttgtatattaaccGTATTATCAGATGATGTTGAGTCAAGTTTTGCATGGCTGCCTGCAAGTTCGTTGCCTGTaataccaatatgggatggtagccagattaaTGTAACTTGCAttattcaaatcatgaatgtgttgcttgtgtgagtctatttcaaataggtaaaagaaataaattagacttactcacaatcaatttaattttactacccaaaaacgaccggtttcgctttctaaaatttgcaaagcatctttaggtaaaacggtacaaagtaaactaaatgctgaaattataaaaagcccatattagatTTGAATCATTAAGATTTTAAGAGTCTCCAACTTTCTGTGCTTCTTCGTCCTCCTAGATGTGAATTTATCATGTTACACTTTTGTTGCCATGCTGCATTTTTCTTCTGCCATATCATTTTTCGTACTTTAGCTTGAGCCTCCTTGTAGATTATTTTATCcgttatattctttgtatttaagaatttttgatattggtgtcttttcttctttatttcttgttctatttcttcgtcaaaccaatatggacGTTTTCTTTGATTCTGGATTTGGTATCCAATGGCTTCTGTTGCTGCCTCCTGGAGACACCTTTTTATGTGAGTGTaatgttcttcattattattaaattctttattttccaacttttggtttaatctatttctgtataattctctcacgctttcttgttctaagctgattaggttataccttttctttatttctttctctctttcatttccttctttttcttctttaggtttatttactCCAAATGTGAGCTTAGCTTTTAATAAGTGATGATCGCTTCCACAGGTAGCTCCTCTCaatactcttacatcttgtacaaTCATATTTGTCTTTTGTCGTATGATTGTGtagtctatgattgattttaaccATTATCATTTACGTAGTCTTCTCCGAATTGACCTATAACTGCGTTATGGGTTTTTTCCCCAGTTTTGCTGTTTAAGTCTCCCAAGATGATAATTTCTCGAGATGTGCAACTTGTGCACTTTGGCAACCTCTAAATTCAATTTCTCAAAAAAATCGTTTTTAATGTTTACTGGTGCGTCATCATTTACTGCATATACACCCAAGATTGTGCATTTGTATTCTCTAATCGTAAGGTTCATTTTTATCATTCTCTCGTTTATGGCCTCCCAAGTAGTTATGTATTTCGTTAGCTTCTTACGTATTAATATGGCAACACCTTGTTGAGCTCTTTTCTCCTTTGGTACCCCGCTGTAGAAGTGATCATATTTTCCGAAGTTTTCTGATTCTTGGCCTTTTCGTTTGGTTCGGTGATTACTGTGATGTCCAATTTCAATTGTGAGTATAATACAGGGATGAATCTGCTAGCAGCTTTATCAGTAGTACAATTTCTTGATGATATTCGTGAAACCTTCTCTGAAGCAGTCAAGAATGTGGAATGGAGATAAACAACCAGCTATGAACTTCTGTCGTTGTAAGAAAACAATACGTGGGCTTAGCGAAACAACCAGAAATTATGAGTGTAATAGACTCGAAAGTGGGTTTTTCGTGAAAAAGAAGTGAACGGAAAGGTACTTACGAAAGCTAGATTGGTAGCTCGCGGTTTCCAACGGAGTACTATTAGTGAAAATGTGTATGCACCAGTAGTAATAATGACTACAATTAGAGTATTACTGTTGTGTATGTAGAATTACGTagaagagttacgtcctacaaatatttaggggtttgcttcactgatactaatgaccagacaagagaaatcaaaaggcgaatagagatagcgagacaatcgtttgtcaaaatgaaaaagttcctatgcagccgggacataaatataaacttaagaacgagaatgttaaggtgctatgttttctccgttctgctgtacggcatggaaacctggacactgaaaaagataaacatcaaaaacattgaggcattcgagatgtggtgttacaggagaatgtggaaaataccatggacagaaagagtaacaaatcaagatgttctgctgaagacggggaaggaatgcgaagtcataaaaaccatacaaacgaaaaaactggaatatctgggccacataatgagaggagaaaattactctctgcttagactcataatccaaggaaaaatctcgggaaagagaaatgtgggacgtaggaggatttcctggttgcgaaatttaagggagtggtatgggtgcagttcaatacggttgttcagagctgcatccaacaaagtaaagattgctgtgatggtagcgaacctccgataggagacggtattGCAAGAAGAAGAATGTAGAATATGATCTTTTTGTAAAACAGCTAGATATTCTAGGAAATAGTTCCATAAAAGAAAGTCCGCTTTCCTTTATGGAACATTGAAAGAACCAGTATATATGTATCAACCAGAAGAGCTTAAAggatatgacaaaaatttcatttttaagttAAGTAAATCATTGTATGGTTTAAAAGAAGCTCCTAAATGTTGGAATATACTTTTTCATGACAGTCTTACTGATCTTAATTTTCGACTATTGAGGAAGGATCCTTGTTTGTATTTTAAGGATTTTAGATTTTTACTTGTGTATGTTGATGATCTGATAATATTTGAAGACACTATTATGTTAAAGCAGCAGAGTTGCTCCAGTAAAAATGGTCGGGTTCCGATACCCGTATAACCAAacaatgttttaatttgtttttttttgtggagCCAAGTGTACAGTCCTTTGTGTGtttttttcattgtttaaaaaagaaaagaaaaaatagaccCAGCAATTTTCTGCTTACCACACGATCTCTCGTAGTAGGATACTTAATATTTGACTAGAGCTccgaagatggctttgtaagtcgaaaacgctcagctaggaattaaaaatcattgacacactttaaaaatacttcCCTATTCCAACTTTTGTAAAATGAGATGTTTGTGACATTTTTACTACACAAGTTCACCAATTAATATCGCTTTTTATTATAGAACTAACAATTCTGCGTGTTATAATCACAGGACTTTACAAACACAACCTGTTAATCTTAACTAAAATTATTCACAATCTGCAAGACACGTTCTGCCGCttggaaattttaatcatttCTAAGAAAGTTGAGGGCTTATAAGTTGACCCTCTCATTTttgtaaattgtaaatattttgtaaatgtaCGGATTACGTACTGATTGTTTGTTGATTAAAATGACTGCAAAATTTAAGAttataattattgaaataaattggtaggtTTAAAAATTTAACGTAAAACCCAAACATTTTCAGAACAatgctaaatattttattttagtaaatcTCCGCCACTGTTTTATGATTTTATATTGGATTTTATCTCACGCgcaataaaatttgtgctatcaatcattttcaaatgttaCTATAGATACTTTTTGTTATTGATCGCCTTTGGTCCGTTAACTTCAATATGGTTTAtgcttttttattattgtttccaTGAAAATAAAAGTTGGgtatgttaaatatttaaaattaaaaataattcaatatatCTTACCCTGTTTGCTCTATATATCTGTTTTCCGAACATTTTACTTCACTACATCCTCCTTTTAATTGCTTCTTCTCACCCAATTTCATGGAACCTATACCTTCAGTGGATGAGTAGCAATCACCAAGATGTTCTGAAAAACAGATAAATATGTTCATTTATAGATTGAAGTTTGTTTTTATCTTACAATTTGTAAACAAGTCAAGCCGTCTTAAAAACCAAACGACGGTTACATTTACGtttatttgtattattaaaatCTACGTTTACAATATCAGTATCGTATACCAATATACCTGGCTCTCACTCAGGAGGCTCAGTCTTAGATTATGAGTCTGAATTTGGTACATATGGGAATCAACTGAGAATATGATATATATGTAATTAACTGTAGATTTGTTGATCGTACACATACACATATGGACTATATCACGCTCAATCAGCAAATCACCAGAAAGTTGCCTTATCATATTATGAAATTTGCACTGCGTCTACTACAGGATATGCATGACACAAGGACAAAAATCTTTCCTAATCGATGCCCCAGAGAGCTGGCTGGTAGAATATAGAACACTTTCAACTTTCGTCCCAACTCGTGGGGATAAAATGGACAAAGATGATCCCGAAGAGGACTCAGTGACTCATCTGAATCTATAAATAAAAAGCAGAGAGAACGGGCAGATAGTTGACCTCGTCAGCACAGTGTTGTGTGCATGAACTTGCTAACAAAATAAACTACTAACAAACTTGATACTGTACTAAAGGTGAAGGTAATTAGGTTCTTTGGTATTTGtttgtaaaatcaataatttaGAAGATACTGCCACTTTTTTAACTGTCAACataaaataatacatttataCAGATATCAAGTTTATTATTCAACTAGGCAAATTGTTGTTGTGTTCTCTATCTTGATAGTGATTTGACTGTTATTGTGAACTAAAGTtttgtttgaattaattaaattgaaaatgaaaaatttacagtttttcatTCCTGAAATGACagaataacaatttaaatttaaattcaccAATAAACCGAATTTTAGAAGCTGCTAAGGCATTTCGACAGACATTTGATTTTTCAAAATATACACCATGCATTGTAGAAACGATGTAGAGAAGAGTCTGTAGGAAGGGTCTGCAGGAAGGGGGAGGTCActttaaacattatttaaattaaactaatatcttttctgttcCTAATTGAAagctaataataaatttaatatttgtaaaaatgtaatattgcatttaaaaaaagtgGTTGTATCTTataacttaaacattttacagacAAATACCAACAAACATAAAATTTGAATAATAGGTAGTTTATTCTATTAATGTTCCGGTTTTATTCCAATATTATACtacaaaaaaccaggagccaaaaaaatgcgaaaaatgcgaagattaccgtactataagtctcatgagtcatctcctaaaattgtccctaaagataattcataagagaatcttacaagctgtgtgaaagtcaaatttcccccaaccagttcgggttcacaaatactgttggtactagagaggctttgttctcaatacaagtcttattccagagatgcagagacgtcaactgcgacttatacgcatgtctggttaattacgagaaagcgtttgatcgagtacatcacgccaagatgatgcaaatactaaaataaacaggaattaacaaccaagatctgaaaataattagaaatctttatgaaatcagacagcaaatctcagagttgaaggtgaacacaatgactatgtgaaaatcatgcgtggagcgaggcaaggctgtattttgtctcctctaatcttcaatctgtactctgaaagaatatttatcgaagctttgcacgaaactgaaaagttattctactaaatggttaccggctaaacaacatcagatatgcacatgacaccatagtatttgcggacaacttagaagatctacaagttcttatgaacaaaatcacgtattacagtcaacaatatggactcaatataaacgttaagaagacaaagcttataataattagcaagaaaagaataacagaagatCAACTCTACGTctaccaatcccctgtagaaagagtgacgcactacaactacctcggcaccataataaatgaagagtggaccaacaaccaggagattagagcggAAAAGTTAGattcaccttcaatcggatgggggccttcttcaagagtcacatcCTGTTtgttgatacaaaagtaagaatgctacgACGCTACGTCTTCTctctccttttttatggtgttgaatcgtggaccttgaacgaagatatgtgcagaaaactgggaGCAtctgagatgtggctatatcggagaatgcttaagatcccgtggactgaccgagtcacaaatgaggactcagaagaatgaataagaaccgagaggtactgaccaccatcaaatctcgaaagttacagttcttcggacatataatgcgaaatgaatccagatgaAGGCTcaccttcaagccatcctgcaaggaaaaatatttggaaaacgagttccaggaagaagaagagcatcttggttaaagaacctcagaatctggttcaatacatctgtgcagcttttccgtgctgctgcagataagataaagattgccataatGGCTTATTCGGCTTATTTTCATCCCTAAAAATCGTGGTCTAATTTATGACCAATCTTTTTGTGATACCCTGTATAATTCTAACTTGAATGGctagattaaatttaaaattcttaatgTACCACCATCTTCGAACTCAGGTT from the Diabrotica undecimpunctata isolate CICGRU chromosome 1, icDiaUnde3, whole genome shotgun sequence genome contains:
- the LOC140441878 gene encoding la1-like protein 13, translated to MKTYFVFLIVAVTLLNVEAWVTLMPSDRGTEHLGDCYSSTEGIGSMKLGEKKQLKGGCSEVKCSENRYIEQTGCVSDLVNRPGCQILPEDLSKPYPDCCPQLSCANN